CGTGGATCGAGGAACATGCTTGGTTCGTCGAGCAGCAGCACCGAAGGATGCATCGCGAGCACGCCCGCGAGCGCCGCCCGGCGCTTCTGCCCACCCGATAACTGAAACGGCACGCGATCGGCCGCGTCCGTCATCCCCACGGCCGCAAGTGCTTCGCTCACACGCACATTGGCCTCTGCGATCGTCGCCCCCATGTTCAGCGGACCGAACGCGACATCCTCTGCAACCGTGGGGCTGAAGAGTTGGTCGTCCGGGTTCTGGAACACCACGCCGACCACTTCAGGCAGCTTCTTCCGGTGTTCGGGGACCGCGGGGTCGAGTCCACTCACTGAAACCTGCCCCGGTTTCCCCGGCAGCACACCACACAGCCGCAGAAACAGCGTCGTTTTGCCCGCTCCATTGGGGCCGACGAGGGCGACGCATTCGCCCGGTTCAATGGCGAATGAGACATCGTCAAGCGCAACGCGACCGTCCGCGAAGCGGTGAGACAGATTCCGAGCGGTCAGTGCCGAGTGGGGCAAGTCAGTTCCGGTCAGTGGCTTGGTGGAAACGGCGATTTCGGTGTTCGGGAAGCTGGTTCGCGGGACCGCATTGTTGCTGGCTAACATTTGCTAACATTCCCCGATTACCGGAGCGACACTTCGGATGCGATACGCACGAAACACTGATATTTCTGAGCAATCGACGTTAGGGCGTCTTTCGGGGGTACCGGTTCAGTTACCAATAACTGCTAACATTTCTCCAAAATCGCGGCCCAAACAGCACTTTTTCCGTCGCTTCCAGCCATTTTCTCGCCGCGTAACTCTCAGTGTTCTGGGCGAACGGTCGGTGTAAGCCGGCCTGTGGTGGCTTCGGAGCTACGTGTTTACGAGCCGCGACCGCAAGAGAGCGGGAGGCGTCACCAATTCTCTGCGACCGCACCCAACTCGGGATGCCTCTGCACCGCTCCTTGCGGTCGCGGCTCGTTTACTCACTTGTGTCAGGCAACCGGCCGATGATGGCTTCTCGGCTCTTCTCAATCCGGTTGATCCTGTTAATCCTGTCAAAAGCTCCTCGCTGCTCTCACCGGCCGTTCGCCTGAAGCCGGTTTCTTCACCAACCGCACGCCAAATTATACGATAGTGGACAAAAGATTACAAGCGATTCGGAGGGGGCACCTCAATCCAACACCAAGCGATCCCAGGCAACGAGAGTGGCAACGGCGGCGGTGAGGGCCACGAAGGAAATGATATCGGCGGGCGTAGTACGAAATCGTGAAAGTGTGTGAAAGGTACCATCGAACCCGCGGCACCGCATCGCAGCGGCGACATGGTCGGCTCGCTCCGACCCGCGAACGAGGAGCGCGCCGGTCGCGTGCCCGAGGGCGCGGTAGCCGTGTCGCGTGGCCCGCATCTGGTACCCGCGTGTGCGCATCGCGACGCGGAGCCGGCGCATTTCTTCGGCCAGCAAGAATGCGTACCGATAGGCGAGCAGCGTGAGTTGCACCAGTAGGCCAGGCACCTTCAGTTTGTGTGCCGCTGCGAGCGTATGGTGGAGCGGAGCCGTACCGATCAGGAGCAGCGCGAAGCACCCGATTGCAAGACTGCGACAGAGTACACCCAGCCCCGCGATCAGACCGTGCAGGGAAACGTGGACGGGACCAATGTCCCATCCGGGGCCGTCCAGGGTGAACGGCAGCACGAGCAGGAACGGTAGCGCGGAGAACGCGAAGAGGATCAGCCGCGAGCGCACCCACCCGCCGGGTAAGCGGGCGAGTACCAGCAGGAAGAAGCCGAGCGCGAACGCGACGGCGGCCGGCAGCAGGTGGTCGAGGGCCGCGAACCCGCTGACGGCCAACAGTGCGGCCGCGAGTTTCCAGCGGGCGTCCCAGTGCGCGAGCGGGGAATCGGGTATCGGACGGTGACGGAACGCCAGTGTCATCGCGGTTTTCGCGGCAGCGGTTCGGGGGCGGAATTTGTGGCGAACTCGGATCGCAGTTCCGCCTCGGCTTCCATCCAGTTCTGTACGTCCTGGTCGTGCGGTCGGCCCTTCCGGTCCCAGATTTCGGCCGCGCGAGCCGCGATTTTGTCGTGCGGGATCTCGACTTGCGTTGGTTCCGGTGGAGTCACGGGCGCACCATCTGCGCCGAGCAGCGGATCGGTCTTTGCGAGTCGCCGTTTGAACCAGCGCAGCATGCCCGTTCCTCCGGAGGAGTTCGCGTCACGTTAGTATGCGTCACAATGTGGAGAAACGGCAACGCGCTCGAAGTGACCTCACGTAACCTTCACGCCCTACCAAAAATGCCCCGGGCCGACGAAGTCACGCTTCGTCGGCCCGGGGAAGAACTCCGTTCTTTCGCAGCATCAATAGATGCCGCCGTGAACTCGTTCGGGCGTCAGATGACTGGGGTGGTCGTTGAACCAGAATTGACGCCATTCCAAATAAATCCGGCGCAAACCTTCTGATTGCTTCGGTATGGAGTACCCGGGGCTGATTGGCTCGCTTGAGTAGGCGTTCAAGAGAGTGCTCGGTATCACGGCTTTGTCCGTGATTTTCGCATTGTTCGCAGCAGTAGTTTTGGACTCCGAAGCGGGAGCCGGTTGCACTTCGGGCTTCGCCGGTTCGCTCATCGCCGGAACCGTCTCTTTCGGCTTATCGGACCGCGCGCGAGGGTCTTGTGTCCCGGTCGCATCGATCATAATTGTGGTCGGCGCCGCGAACAGCGTGTGGCCGGTGTCTGCGTCGAAGCGGGCGGAGATGCGCACGTGCGTGATGTCCGATGTGTACGCCGACCACGGGAGGAACAGCACATAACTCTTCTCATATCTCTTGTCCGGGATCGCCCATTTTTCCAGATCTTCTCTGCTGAATTGCCAGCGTTCCGGCGCGGCCGCGTGCTTCCCCGGGGTTTCGTCAACCAAATCCACAGTGAGTGTACCGCCGGTCTTGGTGAATTCCTGTTTCGACACATCAAAGAGGAACATCCGACCCACGATACCCGGACTCAGGCGCAGGGTGTGCGATAGATCCGGCATCACGCTGATTCGGTTTTGCCAACCCACTACCATCGCGGACGCGACCGGCCTCTTCTTATCAAAAGACGACAGGTCCGGTGGGGTCGGCTGCTTCATGAGCGGCGGGCTCGATTGGGGCGCCGACGGTGTGGCCGGCGGCGAGCCGCTCGACGGCACGATTCGCGGCGCGGGGAGGGATTGTGGCGGGAGCAGGTCGCCGTTCGACGCGGGGGGCGTGTTGTACGGTTGTGGGTACGCGCCTCCGGGTAACGGAACGCTGTACGGCTGCGGGTACACGC
This region of Gemmata massiliana genomic DNA includes:
- a CDS encoding DUF2934 domain-containing protein; its protein translation is MLRWFKRRLAKTDPLLGADGAPVTPPEPTQVEIPHDKIAARAAEIWDRKGRPHDQDVQNWMEAEAELRSEFATNSAPEPLPRKPR
- the cbiQ gene encoding cobalt ECF transporter T component CbiQ, with the translated sequence MTLAFRHRPIPDSPLAHWDARWKLAAALLAVSGFAALDHLLPAAVAFALGFFLLVLARLPGGWVRSRLILFAFSALPFLLVLPFTLDGPGWDIGPVHVSLHGLIAGLGVLCRSLAIGCFALLLIGTAPLHHTLAAAHKLKVPGLLVQLTLLAYRYAFLLAEEMRRLRVAMRTRGYQMRATRHGYRALGHATGALLVRGSERADHVAAAMRCRGFDGTFHTLSRFRTTPADIISFVALTAAVATLVAWDRLVLD
- a CDS encoding energy-coupling factor ABC transporter ATP-binding protein, with amino-acid sequence MLASNNAVPRTSFPNTEIAVSTKPLTGTDLPHSALTARNLSHRFADGRVALDDVSFAIEPGECVALVGPNGAGKTTLFLRLCGVLPGKPGQVSVSGLDPAVPEHRKKLPEVVGVVFQNPDDQLFSPTVAEDVAFGPLNMGATIAEANVRVSEALAAVGMTDAADRVPFQLSGGQKRRAALAGVLAMHPSVLLLDEPSMFLDPRGRRELIGVIRGLPGTKLIATHDLDLVLDSCSRVLVLDGGKLAADGPAEKLLADANLMEQHGLEIPYRLR